From the genome of Muricauda sp. SCSIO 64092, one region includes:
- a CDS encoding TolC family protein: protein MLKFSLLIGCFLLMATAMAQKVLTMEEAIAIAVKNNHDLQVARNNTKIAEVDASLLNSGYLPSLSASGGISYSNENQNVTFSDGNSAAIDGAVTESYNASITAEYLIFDGLVRKFTQDSNRANFDLKQLQERQQVENTITSIYDGFFNVAFQQQVVDNLKVNMENSRDRFIRAKNNLKYGQGTYLDELNAQVDLNTDSINYREAIKDLKNLKRNLNLVLGREVNTDYIADTTVVFASELLEAEVLEQANEHNVQMVLAQQNILLSEIDIKINKAQFLPKISGSGSYRWNENQNPPTSFALSNEAYGVNLGLNVSWNIFNDSNVARVKKAKITKKNREIELARLQYQIQTDVLNAFETYTLARYKMEAEHKNLETNRLNFMRSQKQYNLRQITAVEFRQAQINFFNASNNASKSKFDLKIAEINLLQLMGKLI, encoded by the coding sequence ATGTTGAAGTTTAGTTTGTTGATCGGTTGTTTCCTGTTGATGGCCACGGCCATGGCCCAAAAGGTATTGACCATGGAGGAGGCCATTGCCATAGCGGTTAAGAACAACCATGATCTTCAGGTGGCAAGGAATAATACCAAAATTGCGGAAGTGGATGCCAGCTTGTTAAACAGTGGCTATCTGCCCAGCCTAAGTGCAAGTGGAGGGATAAGTTATTCCAATGAGAATCAAAATGTCACTTTCTCGGATGGAAATTCTGCGGCAATAGATGGTGCCGTTACCGAATCCTACAACGCTTCCATAACCGCGGAATACCTCATTTTTGATGGTTTGGTCAGGAAATTTACCCAAGATAGCAACCGGGCGAACTTTGATTTAAAGCAGCTACAGGAACGTCAACAAGTGGAAAACACCATTACCTCCATTTATGATGGTTTTTTTAACGTGGCCTTTCAGCAACAAGTGGTGGATAATCTCAAGGTGAACATGGAAAATTCGCGGGATCGTTTTATCCGCGCCAAAAACAACCTAAAGTACGGTCAGGGCACCTATCTGGACGAGCTAAATGCCCAGGTGGATTTAAACACCGATAGCATTAATTACAGGGAAGCCATAAAAGATTTAAAAAACCTAAAACGCAATTTAAATCTAGTTTTGGGCAGGGAAGTCAACACGGATTACATCGCGGATACGACGGTCGTTTTTGCATCGGAGTTACTGGAGGCCGAGGTATTGGAACAGGCCAATGAACATAATGTTCAAATGGTTCTGGCCCAACAGAATATTCTTCTCAGTGAAATAGATATTAAAATAAACAAAGCACAGTTCCTGCCCAAGATCAGTGGTAGTGGCTCCTATAGATGGAACGAAAACCAGAATCCGCCCACGTCCTTTGCATTGAGCAATGAAGCATACGGGGTAAACCTGGGTTTAAACGTTTCATGGAACATCTTTAATGATAGCAATGTTGCGCGGGTAAAAAAGGCGAAAATCACCAAAAAGAATAGGGAGATCGAGCTGGCCCGGCTGCAATATCAGATACAGACCGATGTGCTCAACGCTTTTGAAACGTACACCTTGGCGCGATACAAAATGGAAGCCGAACATAAAAATTTGGAAACCAATAGGCTAAACTTTATGCGGAGTCAGAAACAATATAATCTCCGACAGATTACCGCCGTAGAATTTCGACAGGCCCAAATCAATTTCTTCAATGCTTCAAACAATGCTTCCAAATCGAAATTTGATTTAAAGATTGCCGAAATCAACCTATTGCAATTAATGGGCAAGTTGATTTGA
- a CDS encoding DUF6544 family protein codes for MELLIVAVIFLLILSLFAGHYRFYHITEKDRDTLFNLSGNTELPVTKEELNVLPKIVRAYLVKAKVVGKCRDCHLIIKQRGRIRQKEGGNWLDFTAKQVMTSVPPGFVWAARSFPIFVKDKCINGKGEVRVSFLGLRAMGVQLSREINESALNRCLAELPLYPVGFLSPAIRWEELDGKSVRAKISVGSTQTEGIFFFNDHRLIERFESIRYKGDLLERFTGKLENYETLEGLYVPTKMTAIWNLVEGDFEYFNSEIIDYRID; via the coding sequence ATGGAGCTCCTGATCGTTGCGGTGATCTTCCTTTTAATACTATCCCTTTTTGCCGGGCACTACCGTTTTTACCATATAACAGAAAAGGATAGGGACACACTTTTTAATCTATCAGGCAATACGGAGCTACCCGTGACCAAGGAAGAACTAAATGTACTGCCAAAAATTGTTAGGGCGTATTTGGTCAAAGCAAAGGTCGTGGGAAAGTGCAGGGATTGCCATCTTATCATAAAGCAAAGGGGGAGAATACGACAAAAAGAAGGGGGTAACTGGCTGGATTTTACTGCAAAACAGGTCATGACCTCCGTACCCCCGGGTTTTGTATGGGCGGCTAGAAGCTTCCCCATTTTTGTTAAGGACAAATGCATTAATGGCAAGGGAGAGGTCAGGGTAAGCTTTTTGGGACTAAGGGCCATGGGAGTACAACTATCCAGGGAAATCAATGAAAGTGCCCTGAACAGGTGTCTTGCCGAGCTTCCACTCTACCCAGTAGGTTTTTTGAGTCCGGCAATTCGTTGGGAGGAATTGGATGGGAAATCGGTAAGGGCCAAAATTAGCGTCGGGAGCACCCAAACGGAAGGAATATTCTTTTTTAATGACCATAGACTTATAGAGCGTTTTGAATCCATCCGGTACAAAGGGGACCTATTGGAACGGTTCACGGGCAAACTGGAAAATTACGAAACCCTGGAGGGTCTTTATGTGCCAACGAAAATGACTGCCATTTGGAATTTGGTCGAAGGTGATTTTGAATATTTCAACAGCGAAATTATAGACTATAGAATTGATTGA
- a CDS encoding chaperone modulator CbpM → MVRLHKELDINPEGLHAIHQLLKQIHTLEQEVELLQRKLRNLYFYR, encoded by the coding sequence ATGGTCCGGTTACATAAGGAATTGGATATCAACCCGGAAGGGCTGCATGCTATTCATCAACTGCTAAAGCAGATCCACACATTGGAACAAGAAGTGGAATTGCTCCAAAGGAAGCTGCGTAATTTGTATTTTTATCGGTAG